One segment of Oceaniferula flava DNA contains the following:
- a CDS encoding glycosyltransferase produces MSSSSENQKTSVVLITNMIPPYRMPFFKGLGEKFKFLLAVDCVTEKGRNWKLDDPDLGFEYVVLNGASLNLKRKRDDVGYAEERPFHFSTKCFSLLKKHDPDVVVSCEFGLKTIWSILYCKLYGKKLLVWSEGTMHTEGKTTRMRKILRPLLVKAIDGFWTNGPESRALIESYGGKPESIQEGMTGVDTTWWLSEGQKLRAEREQIRAAIGAKGLTFVFNGSLSPRKGIKQLMDAFSNWEPDQECTIILLGSGELEEETKKWAAERKNYTVIMPGFLDPKELPRYLVASDWAILPTLDDNWPLATLEVLVCGLPQLFSVYNGATTDLCIDGVTGHAFDPMDPKSFVEAIDRAAKEGCREIPQSEIERLSQFYSPAKQTERAVESVQSLLSVR; encoded by the coding sequence ATGAGCTCTAGTTCCGAAAATCAGAAAACCAGTGTGGTGCTGATTACCAATATGATTCCTCCGTATAGGATGCCATTTTTCAAGGGCCTGGGGGAGAAGTTTAAGTTCCTGCTGGCCGTGGATTGCGTCACAGAAAAGGGACGCAACTGGAAGCTGGACGACCCGGATCTGGGCTTTGAGTATGTGGTTCTGAACGGGGCATCATTGAATCTCAAACGCAAGAGGGATGACGTTGGCTACGCTGAGGAGCGTCCTTTCCATTTCTCCACGAAGTGTTTTTCGCTGCTGAAAAAGCATGACCCTGATGTGGTGGTGTCCTGTGAGTTCGGGTTAAAAACGATCTGGTCGATTTTATACTGCAAGCTCTACGGCAAGAAGCTGCTCGTCTGGTCCGAGGGAACCATGCACACGGAGGGGAAAACCACCCGAATGCGTAAAATCCTCCGCCCGCTTTTGGTGAAGGCGATCGATGGGTTTTGGACCAATGGTCCGGAGTCAAGAGCCCTGATTGAGAGCTACGGAGGAAAACCGGAAAGCATCCAAGAAGGAATGACGGGTGTGGATACCACCTGGTGGCTGAGCGAGGGACAGAAATTACGTGCTGAACGGGAACAAATCCGTGCGGCAATCGGAGCCAAAGGGCTGACATTTGTCTTTAACGGGAGCCTTTCGCCAAGAAAGGGCATCAAGCAGCTGATGGATGCATTTTCCAATTGGGAACCCGATCAGGAATGCACCATCATTCTACTGGGTTCAGGAGAGTTGGAAGAGGAGACCAAAAAATGGGCTGCAGAGCGGAAGAATTACACGGTCATCATGCCTGGATTTCTCGACCCGAAAGAGCTGCCTCGCTATCTGGTGGCATCAGATTGGGCCATTTTACCGACCTTGGATGATAATTGGCCCTTGGCTACGCTGGAAGTGCTTGTCTGTGGGCTGCCTCAGCTGTTCTCCGTCTATAATGGAGCGACCACGGATCTGTGTATCGATGGCGTAACTGGCCATGCTTTCGACCCGATGGATCCCAAGTCCTTTGTCGAAGCTATCGACCGCGCTGCCAAAGAGGGTTGCAGAGAGATCCCTCAGTCAGAAATTGAACGCTTGTCGCAATTCTATTCCCCTGCAAAACAAACCGAGCGGGCAGTTGAATCTGTGCAATCTTTACTGAGCGTCCGCTAA
- a CDS encoding sugar transferase, which translates to METSKKEAFSIQFLQILDVIVILCSAMAAMLAWNVIAPLIDQLGWFKLNLTYYKDVYIIPPIAWGIAPFAPLVLEMFGFYRDQYRRRVLKVVMPVIQAVGVVVACVVILGLLMKSPPPHRPFVVLFIVSSILGLLLRELALQWYYKSKGSDSARRTSVMLVGNTANITEWVDSLPEHSLQRMKIVEKVDLMTHNIEDVVAILEDNHVERAIFLVRDVAFDKVTRAIEACEIQGVEAWVAADFVRARIAQPTFDSINGQSMLVLRSTPALSWAVLAKSLIDRVGAFLLILVTSPFWLLAYIGIKVQSPGPVFYRQERAGRYGKPFMMWKFRSMIMDADKKLEELKKQSGNEMSGPVFKLDHDPRIFPFGRFIRKYSIDELPQLLNVLVGDMSLVGPRPMAVYELPEIEKSEHRRKLSVRPGITCIWQVSGRNTITDFDSWVKLDLDYIDNWSLWLDIKILLQTVPAVLFAKGSK; encoded by the coding sequence ATGGAAACATCAAAGAAAGAAGCATTCTCGATCCAATTCCTCCAGATTCTGGATGTGATTGTTATCCTGTGCTCAGCCATGGCCGCGATGCTGGCATGGAATGTTATCGCACCGCTGATTGATCAACTGGGGTGGTTCAAACTTAATTTAACATATTACAAAGACGTCTATATCATTCCACCGATTGCTTGGGGTATTGCGCCATTTGCGCCTTTGGTGTTGGAAATGTTCGGCTTCTACCGGGATCAGTATCGCCGCCGTGTATTGAAGGTCGTGATGCCCGTTATCCAGGCGGTGGGTGTGGTGGTAGCCTGTGTGGTAATTCTTGGCTTGTTGATGAAGAGCCCTCCTCCACACCGTCCGTTCGTGGTCTTATTTATCGTCAGCAGCATCCTCGGTCTGCTTCTGAGGGAGCTGGCTCTGCAATGGTATTACAAGAGCAAGGGCTCTGATTCCGCCCGGAGAACCTCGGTCATGCTCGTGGGGAACACAGCGAATATCACAGAGTGGGTGGACTCTTTGCCGGAGCACTCGCTTCAGCGCATGAAGATTGTGGAGAAGGTGGACCTGATGACTCACAACATCGAAGACGTGGTCGCTATCCTAGAGGATAACCATGTAGAACGAGCAATTTTCCTCGTCCGTGATGTTGCGTTCGACAAGGTGACGAGAGCCATTGAAGCTTGTGAAATTCAAGGGGTGGAAGCCTGGGTTGCTGCGGATTTCGTCCGCGCTAGAATTGCCCAGCCTACCTTCGATTCAATCAACGGCCAGTCGATGCTCGTGCTGCGGTCCACCCCAGCACTCTCATGGGCTGTGCTGGCGAAATCGCTAATCGATCGTGTTGGCGCCTTTTTACTGATCCTAGTTACATCTCCATTCTGGCTGTTAGCTTACATTGGAATCAAGGTGCAAAGCCCCGGGCCGGTTTTCTATCGGCAGGAGCGTGCTGGTCGATATGGCAAACCTTTCATGATGTGGAAATTCCGATCCATGATCATGGATGCCGATAAAAAGCTGGAAGAGCTTAAAAAACAATCGGGCAATGAGATGTCTGGCCCAGTGTTTAAGCTCGATCACGATCCTCGCATTTTTCCCTTCGGCCGTTTTATCCGGAAATACAGCATCGATGAATTGCCTCAGCTGCTCAATGTACTGGTCGGCGATATGAGCTTGGTGGGGCCTCGGCCCATGGCTGTTTACGAGCTGCCGGAAATTGAGAAATCTGAACATCGTCGCAAGCTCAGTGTGCGCCCGGGCATCACATGCATCTGGCAAGTTAGTGGGCGGAATACGATCACCGACTTTGATAGCTGGGTGAAACTGGATCTCGATTATATCGATAACTGGTCGCTGTGGCTGGATATCAAGATTCTACTGCAGACGGTGCCGGCGGTGCTGTTTGCCAAGGGGTCCAAGTAA
- a CDS encoding sulfotransferase domain-containing protein, with protein MSLSRKNKERAKTLLANLPVLGPPVIAFLLKKRFPVEISLVEGKDPATSSEPSWMHFSVNKAATQYVKSVMASLAESKGLLHASMHDYAFHSELPFFDHLTAEQVAGYSQVFKPQGYLYGPFGGMIEGIQELEKYKVVLVVRDPRDMAVSAYFSKGKSHGLPLTPAGKREAFIRDRDKTQNKSIEEHVLDYAPEVLREFDRYKEHLLQGNYQVHLCKYEQMVTDFPQWLDDLVAFCCGEIDPSLRDEIIRRHEAMKPVKEDPSKHIRKGQPGDYKEKLDQPTIAKLNEIFKEHLEFFDYLDAK; from the coding sequence ATGAGTCTATCACGAAAAAACAAAGAACGCGCGAAAACGCTGCTCGCTAATCTACCCGTGCTGGGACCACCGGTGATCGCGTTTTTACTCAAAAAAAGATTCCCGGTGGAGATCAGCTTGGTGGAGGGAAAGGACCCAGCGACAAGTTCAGAACCGAGTTGGATGCATTTCTCGGTGAACAAGGCGGCGACACAGTATGTGAAATCCGTGATGGCCAGCCTGGCAGAATCCAAGGGGCTGCTGCATGCGTCCATGCACGATTATGCCTTTCATTCCGAGTTGCCGTTTTTTGACCATCTGACAGCCGAACAAGTGGCTGGGTATTCTCAAGTCTTCAAACCCCAGGGCTATCTCTATGGCCCGTTCGGAGGAATGATTGAGGGGATTCAGGAGCTGGAAAAATACAAGGTGGTGCTGGTGGTGCGAGATCCTCGTGACATGGCTGTTTCCGCTTATTTCTCGAAGGGGAAGAGCCACGGATTGCCACTGACTCCTGCGGGAAAACGGGAGGCCTTTATCCGTGATCGGGATAAGACGCAGAACAAGTCGATCGAGGAGCATGTCCTCGATTACGCTCCTGAGGTGCTGCGCGAGTTCGATCGTTACAAAGAACATTTGCTGCAGGGGAACTACCAGGTGCACCTGTGCAAGTATGAGCAAATGGTTACGGATTTCCCTCAGTGGCTCGACGATCTCGTGGCATTTTGTTGTGGCGAAATTGATCCTTCACTGCGGGATGAGATCATCCGTAGGCACGAAGCGATGAAGCCGGTTAAAGAGGATCCGAGTAAGCACATTCGGAAAGGCCAACCCGGAGATTACAAAGAGAAGCTGGATCAGCCCACCATCGCGAAGCTCAATGAGATTTTCAAAGAACACCTGGAGTTCTTTGATTACCTGGACGCTAAGTAA